The Pectobacterium wasabiae CFBP 3304 DNA segment GTAAAAATACTGGTAAAGCTGGTTCGATTTCGTTTTTACCAGCAATCGGAGGGAACCGTCATGTCACTTACTGATACTAAAATAAAAAATGCCAAGCCGTCAGAAAAGGTGGTTAAGCTCACTGACGGGTTCGGCCTCTACCTACTGGTACATCCCAACGGTTCCAAATACTGGCAGTTAGGTTATCGCTTCGAAGGTAAACAGAAAGTGTTTTCCATTGGCATCTACCCTGCTGTTTCTCTGGCTGATGCAAGACAACGCCGGGATGAAGCAAAAAAGCTGTTAGCCGCTGGCGTTGACCCCAGCGCCAAAAAACAGGCTGACAACAAAATCGTTCAAGAGCGGCGTAACAATACCCGTGCTTTCAAGGTCGTTGCCAAGTCATGGTTTGCCACCAAAACCACATGGTCGGAAGATTATCAGCATTCGGTATGGACACGACTGGAAACCTACCTGTTCCCTGATATTGGCAACAAAGATATTGCTGAACTGGATACTGGCGATCTGCTGGTTCCCATCAAAAAGATAGAGAAGCTGGGCTATCTGGAAATTGCCATGCGGGTGAAACAGTACACCACCGCCATCATGCGTTATGCCGTCCAGCAAAAGATGATCCGTTTCAATCCGGCCTATGATTTAGACGGTGCGGTTCAGAAGCCGCAAACGAAACACCGCCCCGCTATCGAACTGGAAGAGATACCTACCCTGCTGGAACGAATTGAAGGCTATAAAGGCCGTAGCAGGCTGACCCAATTAGCGATAAAACTCAATCTGCTGATTTTTGTTCGCTCAAGTGAACTCCGCTTTGCCCGTTGGTCAGAGATCGATTTCAAAAGCGCCTTGTGGGTCATCCCTGAACAGCGTGAAGTCATTGAAGGGATAAAGCATTCAGGCCGTGGTGCAAAAATGCGTAGGAAGCATTATGTTCCTTTATGCCGTCAGGCGTTAGACATTCTGGAAGAACTAAAAGAGCTCACCTATGACGTTAACGGTGACGACGGCTTTATCCTGACGGGCTGTTATGATGCGATGAAACCGATGAGTGAAAACACCATCAACAAGGCATTGCGCAAAATGGGCTATGACACCAAGACCGATCTGTGCGGTCATGGTTTTCGAACGTTAGCGTGTAGTGCCTTGATTGAGTCGGGTATCTGGCCTGAAGATGTGGTTGAACTTCAGATGAGCCACATGGAAAAGAACAACGTTCGCGCTGCCTACACTCACAAGGCCAAACACCTTGAGCAACGTCGCCTAATGTTGCAATGGTGGGCTGATTTTCTGGATGCTAACAGCAACGGGATGGTCAGGCCGTTTGAGTTTGCACAGAACGATAAAAATAACTCATGCTTTGTCATATAAAAGAACTTTATAAGTTTAAAAATTATATTATAATTGCCACTTTAAAAAACAATTTTAAACATAAGCTAAAAAAATGGACACCAATTATTCAATTTTTTTCTTGTCAATATATATATTATCGGCGATAGCCAT contains these protein-coding regions:
- a CDS encoding tyrosine-type recombinase/integrase, whose protein sequence is MSLTDTKIKNAKPSEKVVKLTDGFGLYLLVHPNGSKYWQLGYRFEGKQKVFSIGIYPAVSLADARQRRDEAKKLLAAGVDPSAKKQADNKIVQERRNNTRAFKVVAKSWFATKTTWSEDYQHSVWTRLETYLFPDIGNKDIAELDTGDLLVPIKKIEKLGYLEIAMRVKQYTTAIMRYAVQQKMIRFNPAYDLDGAVQKPQTKHRPAIELEEIPTLLERIEGYKGRSRLTQLAIKLNLLIFVRSSELRFARWSEIDFKSALWVIPEQREVIEGIKHSGRGAKMRRKHYVPLCRQALDILEELKELTYDVNGDDGFILTGCYDAMKPMSENTINKALRKMGYDTKTDLCGHGFRTLACSALIESGIWPEDVVELQMSHMEKNNVRAAYTHKAKHLEQRRLMLQWWADFLDANSNGMVRPFEFAQNDKNNSCFVI